In Horticoccus luteus, the following proteins share a genomic window:
- a CDS encoding phytanoyl-CoA dioxygenase family protein: MSTATQSNPYQLTAEQKRFYHENGYLLGLPPIYTREEMARINAELPHLLALLEPGETTKDIREWHETSTYLYEIGMNPKILDLVEGILGPNFYLWASNFFIKEPHSMSTVGWHQDSYYWPMAPNNSVTVWLAFDDVDEVNGGMKLIPGSHRGGVIKHRRSEQTSSVLTLELADGTDFKADSAVQFRLKAGECSLHDDRAIHGSQANPSDRRRAGLTLRYSGTNVKNDLSVNPNFKAYMCRGVDEFKHNPYGTPPKQRYGRPAFKPVSNEEAGKA, encoded by the coding sequence ATGTCCACCGCCACCCAATCCAATCCCTACCAGCTCACCGCAGAGCAGAAGCGTTTCTATCATGAAAACGGCTACCTGCTCGGTCTGCCGCCGATCTACACGCGCGAGGAAATGGCGCGCATCAACGCGGAGTTGCCGCACTTGCTCGCGTTACTCGAACCGGGCGAGACGACGAAAGACATTCGTGAATGGCACGAGACGAGCACCTATCTCTACGAGATCGGAATGAACCCCAAGATTCTCGATCTGGTGGAAGGAATTCTCGGGCCGAATTTCTATCTGTGGGCGAGCAACTTCTTCATCAAGGAGCCGCACAGCATGTCGACCGTCGGCTGGCATCAGGATTCTTACTACTGGCCGATGGCGCCGAACAATTCGGTGACGGTGTGGCTGGCGTTTGATGACGTCGACGAGGTCAACGGTGGGATGAAGCTCATCCCCGGCTCGCATCGCGGCGGCGTGATCAAGCATCGGCGTTCCGAACAAACCTCCTCGGTGCTCACGCTCGAACTGGCCGACGGCACGGATTTCAAGGCGGACTCCGCGGTGCAGTTTCGCCTGAAGGCGGGCGAGTGCTCGCTGCACGACGATCGCGCCATCCACGGCTCGCAGGCGAACCCGTCGGATCGGCGGCGTGCGGGACTGACTCTCCGTTATTCCGGGACGAACGTGAAAAACGATTTGTCGGTGAATCCGAATTTCAAAGCCTACATGTGCCGCGGGGTGGACGAGTTTAAACACAACCCGTATGGCACGCCGCCGAAACAGCGGTATGGGCGGCCGGCGTTCAAGCCGGTGAGCAACGAAGAGGCCGGCAAGGCGTAA
- a CDS encoding GxGYxYP domain-containing protein has protein sequence MKFPKIFTLGLMFAVPFAAWSVAHAQPIPHRVDKAPAEATLIPLSHDWRMDGDVPVHALLLSLQGLANRDYPRIYLEYPKDWQWEIVRPLIGFLERRHGVKFDRLAEDDADAALTKFARYAKGYVVWDKSVRSSLIVAFTISGVEDAVVVNEDLIPLVEKHGLKKIADLRGRFTGQPDHAIYQWAYDHYWTKCSRDYYVLLGGPAGDEMQPGIADFGVMQRAFFTDLSANPKHPQELALEKKILGGQHPASIVLGWHSYGKDTEGQHTTLVGNFGLKMEGLHNLPNVSFTCQIPLTPDFHYTNNQSVALDAKLTPEKKVYIAAVATDSMGIGAWTQPGRGKIPYAWQVLMNWSWMNPPALQFFYEDKTPNDYFIGGLSGPGYMYPKSIPPAKFPALMKDARDLMKLLDLHVLEIMDYSEGNRHVGNTDLPKELVDRYYHEFPHVIGFINGYGTARTFDLRDGKPLISYDYYLDVRRPIADAAADLEEMIQLNPQRPYFLLMHVRERNSVEKVAAILGRLSEPVDVVPLDKFLKLAAGNKTYQTRYEEPGDPIDRNP, from the coding sequence ATGAAATTCCCCAAAATTTTCACCTTAGGTTTGATGTTCGCCGTGCCGTTCGCGGCGTGGTCGGTGGCGCACGCGCAGCCGATTCCGCATCGCGTGGACAAGGCGCCGGCGGAGGCGACGTTGATTCCGCTGTCTCACGACTGGCGGATGGACGGCGACGTGCCGGTGCACGCGTTGCTCCTGTCGTTGCAGGGGCTCGCGAATCGCGATTACCCGCGGATCTATCTCGAATATCCAAAGGACTGGCAGTGGGAGATCGTGCGTCCGCTGATCGGGTTTCTCGAGCGGCGGCACGGCGTGAAGTTTGACCGGCTGGCGGAGGACGATGCGGACGCGGCGCTGACGAAGTTCGCGCGTTATGCGAAGGGCTATGTGGTGTGGGACAAGAGCGTGCGTTCGTCGCTGATCGTGGCGTTCACGATTTCCGGCGTGGAGGACGCGGTCGTCGTGAACGAGGACCTCATTCCGCTCGTGGAAAAGCACGGGTTGAAGAAAATCGCCGATTTGCGCGGCCGCTTCACGGGGCAGCCGGATCACGCGATTTATCAGTGGGCGTATGATCATTACTGGACGAAGTGTTCGCGGGATTACTACGTGCTGCTCGGCGGGCCGGCGGGGGATGAGATGCAGCCGGGCATCGCGGATTTCGGGGTGATGCAGCGGGCGTTTTTCACGGATTTGTCGGCGAATCCGAAACACCCGCAGGAGCTGGCGCTGGAGAAGAAGATTCTCGGCGGGCAGCATCCGGCGAGCATCGTGCTGGGCTGGCATTCTTACGGAAAAGACACGGAAGGGCAGCATACGACGCTCGTGGGCAATTTCGGGTTGAAGATGGAGGGGCTGCACAACCTGCCGAACGTGTCGTTCACGTGTCAGATTCCGCTGACGCCGGATTTTCATTACACGAACAACCAGTCGGTGGCGCTCGATGCGAAACTGACGCCGGAGAAGAAGGTTTACATTGCGGCGGTGGCGACGGATTCGATGGGCATCGGCGCGTGGACGCAGCCGGGGCGCGGGAAGATTCCGTATGCGTGGCAGGTGTTGATGAACTGGTCGTGGATGAATCCGCCGGCGCTGCAGTTTTTCTACGAGGACAAGACGCCGAACGACTACTTCATCGGCGGGCTCAGCGGCCCGGGTTACATGTATCCGAAATCGATTCCGCCGGCCAAGTTTCCGGCGTTGATGAAGGATGCGCGAGATTTGATGAAGCTGCTGGATCTGCACGTGCTCGAGATCATGGACTACTCGGAAGGCAACCGGCACGTGGGCAACACGGACCTGCCGAAGGAACTCGTCGATCGCTACTATCACGAGTTTCCGCACGTCATCGGTTTCATCAACGGTTACGGGACGGCGCGGACGTTTGATTTGCGCGACGGGAAGCCGCTGATCAGCTACGACTACTACCTCGATGTGCGACGGCCGATCGCGGACGCGGCGGCGGATTTGGAGGAGATGATCCAGCTCAATCCGCAGCGGCCGTATTTCCTGCTGATGCACGTGCGGGAGCGGAATTCGGTGGAGAAAGTGGCGGCGATTCTGGGGCGTTTGAGTGAGCCGGTGGACGTGGTGCCGCTGGACAAGTTTCTGAAGCTCGCGGCGGGCAATAAAACTTACCAGACGCGTTACGAGGAGCCGGGCGACCCGATTGACCGGAATCCGTGA
- a CDS encoding phytanoyl-CoA dioxygenase family protein, whose amino-acid sequence MSTTQTPSRQLTDRQREAYLRDGYLLGLPPIYTAEEMAGLNAELPHLLALLRPGETTNDMREWHHESAFLYEIVMNPRILDLVEGILGPNFYVWGSHFFIKPAHSAGTVPWHQDAYYWPLSPCNTVTAWLAFDDVDEVNGGMKLIPGSHRGGIIKHRQRDDDKAVIKLELEEGTFNVDDAVQFRLKAGEISLHDDRAIHGSQANPSDRRRAGLTIRYSGTNVKADVGKSPEFTAHLCRGVDTYGHTYYGPVPTQRYGRKERTPPEPAARN is encoded by the coding sequence ATGTCCACCACTCAAACACCTTCCCGTCAGCTCACCGACCGGCAACGGGAGGCTTATCTGCGCGACGGCTACCTGCTGGGACTTCCGCCCATTTATACGGCGGAAGAAATGGCGGGGCTGAATGCGGAGCTGCCTCACCTGCTGGCCCTGCTGCGGCCGGGGGAAACGACGAACGACATGCGGGAGTGGCACCACGAGAGCGCGTTTCTTTACGAGATCGTGATGAATCCCAGGATTCTCGATCTGGTGGAGGGGATTCTCGGCCCGAATTTCTACGTGTGGGGCAGCCATTTTTTCATCAAACCGGCGCACAGCGCGGGGACGGTGCCGTGGCATCAAGACGCCTACTACTGGCCGCTCTCGCCGTGTAATACGGTGACCGCGTGGCTGGCGTTTGACGACGTGGACGAGGTCAATGGCGGGATGAAGCTCATCCCGGGCTCGCATCGCGGCGGGATTATCAAGCATCGCCAGCGAGACGACGACAAGGCGGTCATCAAACTCGAACTCGAAGAAGGCACGTTCAACGTCGATGACGCGGTGCAGTTCCGGCTGAAAGCGGGGGAGATTTCCCTGCACGATGACCGCGCGATCCATGGTTCGCAGGCGAATCCGTCGGACCGGCGGCGCGCGGGTCTGACGATCCGTTACTCGGGCACGAACGTGAAAGCCGACGTGGGCAAGAGCCCGGAGTTCACGGCGCATTTGTGCCGCGGCGTCGATACCTACGGCCACACCTATTACGGTCCCGTGCCGACGCAGCGTTACGGCCGCAAGGAGCGGACTCCGCCGGAGCCGGCGGCGCGGAATTGA
- a CDS encoding TCR/Tet family MFS transporter: MSDSRARTPAVGFIFVTLVMLVLGFGIVVPVLPGLVTEFEHGNVAQASHDYGWLVAIFAVMQFVASPILGALSDRFGRRKIILVALAGTGLDYLIMGFAPNLGWLFAARLVSGVTAGALAACNAYIADVTPPEKRAQAFGLVGAAFGVGFVLGPAIGGLAGQINLRLPFFAAAGCVGLNWLYGLAVLPESLPPEKRRAFSWRRANPVGSLLLLRKFKGVLDLAGMQFVFMFGSVMLQSIWVLYTAYRYHWQTGQVGVSLALVGVMSMIVQGRLVKPILGWLGERRGLLVGLVLSGLVMIGYGMATQGWMIYALIVAGGFGGIAGPAAQALITREVPGDEQGAVQGSLAGLNSLAAIFAPMIATWSFGYFIAADTWVHLPGIAFFEAAALLFVAAAMAWKSFRTGHHARSAAARA, translated from the coding sequence ATGAGCGATTCGCGCGCGCGCACTCCGGCCGTCGGGTTTATTTTTGTCACGTTGGTGATGCTCGTGCTGGGGTTCGGCATCGTGGTGCCGGTGCTGCCGGGCTTGGTGACGGAATTCGAGCACGGCAACGTCGCGCAGGCGTCGCACGACTATGGGTGGCTGGTGGCGATCTTCGCGGTGATGCAGTTCGTGGCGTCGCCGATTTTGGGCGCGCTGTCGGATCGTTTCGGTCGACGGAAAATCATCCTGGTGGCGTTGGCGGGCACGGGTCTGGATTATCTGATCATGGGCTTCGCGCCGAATTTGGGCTGGTTGTTTGCGGCGCGGCTGGTGTCGGGAGTGACGGCGGGGGCGCTGGCGGCGTGCAACGCCTACATCGCGGATGTGACGCCGCCGGAAAAGCGGGCGCAGGCGTTCGGGTTGGTGGGCGCGGCGTTTGGCGTGGGCTTCGTGCTGGGGCCGGCGATCGGCGGGCTCGCAGGGCAGATCAATTTGCGGCTGCCGTTTTTCGCCGCGGCGGGGTGCGTGGGGCTGAACTGGCTCTATGGCCTTGCGGTGCTGCCGGAGTCGTTGCCGCCGGAAAAGCGCCGGGCGTTTTCGTGGCGGCGGGCGAATCCGGTGGGATCGCTGCTGCTGCTGCGAAAGTTCAAGGGCGTGCTCGATCTCGCGGGCATGCAGTTCGTGTTCATGTTCGGCTCGGTGATGCTCCAGAGCATCTGGGTGCTCTATACGGCGTATCGTTACCACTGGCAGACGGGGCAGGTGGGGGTGTCGCTCGCACTCGTCGGCGTGATGAGCATGATCGTGCAGGGGCGGCTCGTGAAACCGATCTTGGGCTGGCTCGGAGAACGCCGCGGGTTGCTCGTGGGCCTGGTGTTATCCGGCCTCGTGATGATCGGCTACGGCATGGCGACACAGGGCTGGATGATTTATGCGCTGATCGTGGCGGGCGGGTTTGGCGGAATCGCCGGGCCGGCGGCGCAGGCATTGATCACGCGCGAAGTGCCGGGCGATGAGCAGGGGGCGGTGCAGGGATCGCTGGCGGGCTTGAACAGCCTCGCGGCGATCTTCGCGCCGATGATCGCCACGTGGAGCTTCGGCTATTTCATCGCGGCGGACACGTGGGTGCACCTGCCGGGCATCGCGTTTTTCGAAGCGGCGGCGTTGCTGTTCGTGGCGGCGGCGATGGCGTGGAAGTCGTTTCGCACGGGGCACCACGCGCGGTCGGCGGCGGCGCGGGCCTGA
- a CDS encoding AraC family transcriptional regulator, whose protein sequence is MKVYRDPQIISGFLYERPVDELAALTHCGEALCCRGHHRSLHSHEGFEFLYLSRGVATWRAGGEVSTQEMSDLYVAFPGEKHGTGPKPNPENHHLWVGLKLDALGPAARQLATELRARRVRLLTSCPEVEPVLRGLVAQVVAHHPRRLEAVSAYIQLFVTLVSQRLAIGRERPPAATALPYSFPVQRAIAFMEQNLDRRVPLRDLAAMAMARSVPHFCAQFRREVGVSPAAHHLQLRLAAARLTLRQPAAAITETALRHGFSSSQHFSTLFRRSYGLTPRAWRHGSKVAPAP, encoded by the coding sequence GTGAAAGTTTATCGCGATCCCCAGATTATCAGCGGCTTTCTTTACGAACGCCCCGTCGACGAGCTCGCTGCGCTCACGCATTGCGGCGAGGCGCTTTGCTGCCGCGGCCACCATCGCTCGCTGCACAGCCACGAGGGCTTCGAATTCCTCTACCTCTCGCGCGGCGTCGCCACGTGGCGCGCCGGCGGCGAGGTCAGCACGCAGGAGATGAGCGATCTCTATGTCGCCTTCCCCGGCGAAAAGCACGGCACCGGCCCAAAGCCCAATCCCGAAAACCACCATCTCTGGGTTGGCCTCAAGCTCGACGCGCTCGGCCCCGCCGCTCGCCAGCTCGCCACGGAACTTCGCGCCCGCCGCGTGCGTCTGCTCACCAGCTGCCCCGAAGTGGAACCCGTGCTGCGCGGCCTGGTGGCGCAGGTGGTGGCGCATCACCCGCGGCGCCTCGAAGCCGTCTCGGCTTACATCCAGCTCTTTGTCACTCTCGTGAGCCAGCGGCTCGCGATCGGCCGCGAGCGCCCGCCTGCCGCGACCGCCCTGCCCTATTCCTTCCCCGTGCAACGCGCCATTGCGTTCATGGAGCAAAACCTCGACCGCCGCGTGCCGCTCCGCGACCTCGCCGCGATGGCCATGGCGCGCAGCGTCCCCCATTTCTGCGCGCAATTCCGGCGCGAAGTCGGCGTCAGCCCCGCCGCGCATCACCTGCAACTCCGGCTCGCGGCCGCCCGCCTCACCCTGCGGCAACCCGCGGCCGCCATCACTGAAACCGCACTCCGCCACGGCTTCAGTTCCTCGCAACACTTCAGCACGCTCTTCCGCCGCAGCTACGGTCTCACCCCGCGCGCGTGGCGTCACGGCAGCAAAGTCGCTCCCGCTCCCTAA
- a CDS encoding DUF4038 domain-containing protein, whose amino-acid sequence MSRSSPSLRTETNVAVELALTTRGTYANPPEELLIDAVFVEPDGRELRVPAFWAGGQNWRVRYASSQVGTHGFRVESSRADERELAALTGTVEITPYTGDNALLRHGPVRVAADKRHFEHADGTPFFWLGDTWWMGLCHRLEWPQDFQRLAADRKEKGFNVVQIVGGLYPDMPAFDPRGANEAGYPWEPDYARLRPEYFEAADRKLAHLVASGITPCLVGLWGYFMPWMGVAKIKTHWRNVIARYGAWPMVWCAAGEANLPWYLHPKFPFDDRGQVQGWTEILRYIRDTDPWRRPLTIHPTAIDKYTARNATDDAALLDFDLLQTPHALNEAVEPAIRTVRESYAAAPRMPIIDGEPCYEMLNGTIVTAWPRRMFWSCVLNGAAGHTYGANGIWQVNRSGRSHGASPHGGDYGTTPWDEAMNFAGSAQVALGKRLFERFEWARFRPHPEWASFAGDPWLAFDDAQWIWSSRDAVPADAPFYRRYFRRTFDAPVGRRVVRARLRLAGANHIEARVNGAMAGTGWNWVTGSQLDGLAGFVHAGSNVLTIWVEHRPATKEPAGFLAVLELRLDDGSVQRVATDATWRWSDAEADGWTKAEFEEGGWAKAETLWRHGEGPRGALSAPDATYFGPQAAGIPGAVRIVYAPLATAIVVHQLGAHAAWSARNFDPVTGAFGEAVSVRADASGELRFEPPADCDHDWVVVLEGAS is encoded by the coding sequence ATGTCGCGTTCATCCCCCTCGCTGCGCACTGAAACGAATGTTGCCGTTGAACTCGCGTTGACGACGCGCGGCACCTACGCGAACCCGCCGGAGGAGCTGCTCATCGACGCGGTGTTCGTCGAGCCGGATGGGCGCGAATTGCGCGTGCCGGCGTTTTGGGCGGGCGGCCAAAACTGGCGGGTGCGTTACGCTTCGAGCCAAGTGGGGACGCACGGGTTTCGCGTGGAATCTTCGCGCGCGGACGAACGCGAGCTGGCGGCGTTGACCGGGACGGTCGAGATCACGCCTTACACGGGAGACAACGCCTTGCTGCGGCACGGGCCCGTGCGCGTGGCGGCGGACAAGCGGCACTTCGAACACGCGGACGGCACGCCGTTTTTCTGGCTCGGCGATACGTGGTGGATGGGGCTGTGCCACCGCCTCGAATGGCCGCAGGACTTTCAACGGCTGGCGGCGGACCGGAAGGAGAAGGGGTTCAACGTGGTGCAGATCGTCGGTGGACTTTATCCGGACATGCCGGCCTTCGATCCGCGCGGTGCGAACGAAGCGGGTTATCCGTGGGAGCCGGACTACGCGCGGCTGCGGCCGGAGTATTTCGAGGCGGCGGACCGCAAGCTGGCGCATCTGGTGGCGAGCGGGATCACGCCGTGTCTCGTCGGCTTGTGGGGTTATTTCATGCCGTGGATGGGCGTGGCTAAAATCAAAACGCACTGGCGCAACGTGATCGCGCGCTACGGCGCATGGCCGATGGTGTGGTGCGCCGCGGGCGAGGCGAATCTGCCGTGGTATCTGCATCCGAAATTTCCCTTCGACGATCGCGGGCAGGTGCAGGGCTGGACGGAAATCCTGCGCTACATTCGCGACACCGATCCGTGGCGGCGGCCGTTGACGATTCATCCGACGGCGATCGACAAGTACACGGCGCGCAACGCGACGGACGACGCGGCGTTGCTCGATTTCGATTTGTTGCAGACGCCGCACGCGTTGAACGAAGCGGTCGAGCCGGCGATTCGCACGGTGCGCGAGAGCTACGCCGCCGCGCCGCGGATGCCGATCATTGATGGCGAACCGTGTTACGAGATGTTGAACGGCACGATTGTCACGGCGTGGCCACGGCGAATGTTCTGGTCGTGCGTGCTCAATGGCGCGGCCGGGCACACGTATGGTGCGAACGGCATCTGGCAAGTGAACCGCAGCGGGCGGTCGCACGGGGCGTCACCGCACGGCGGAGACTACGGCACGACGCCATGGGATGAGGCGATGAACTTCGCGGGGTCGGCGCAAGTGGCGCTGGGGAAGCGTCTATTCGAGCGGTTCGAGTGGGCGCGTTTCCGGCCGCATCCGGAGTGGGCGAGTTTCGCCGGCGATCCGTGGCTCGCTTTCGATGACGCGCAATGGATCTGGAGTTCGCGCGACGCGGTGCCGGCCGACGCGCCGTTTTACCGGCGCTATTTTCGAAGGACGTTCGACGCGCCGGTGGGTCGACGCGTGGTGCGCGCGCGGCTGCGGCTGGCGGGCGCGAATCATATCGAAGCGCGGGTCAATGGCGCGATGGCCGGCACGGGATGGAATTGGGTCACCGGTTCGCAGCTCGATGGCTTGGCGGGCTTCGTGCACGCAGGCAGCAATGTGCTGACGATCTGGGTCGAACACCGGCCGGCGACGAAAGAGCCGGCGGGATTTCTCGCGGTGTTGGAACTGCGACTCGACGATGGCAGCGTCCAACGCGTGGCGACGGATGCGACGTGGCGGTGGAGCGATGCCGAGGCGGACGGCTGGACAAAGGCTGAGTTTGAGGAAGGTGGCTGGGCGAAAGCGGAGACGTTGTGGCGGCACGGCGAAGGTCCGCGGGGCGCGTTGAGTGCGCCGGATGCGACGTATTTCGGTCCCCAGGCGGCGGGTATTCCGGGCGCGGTGCGAATCGTCTACGCGCCGCTCGCCACGGCGATCGTCGTGCATCAACTCGGCGCCCACGCGGCGTGGAGCGCGCGTAATTTCGATCCGGTGACGGGCGCGTTCGGGGAAGCGGTTTCGGTGCGGGCGGATGCGAGCGGCGAGTTGCGTTTTGAACCGCCGGCGGATTGCGACCACGACTGGGTGGTGGTGCTGGAAGGCGCGTCATGA
- a CDS encoding cation:proton antiporter, giving the protein MQGVDLIQDFATLLLAAGVAGVLCKRIGLSVIVGYLLAGVIIGPHTPPFSMIVDEGRIMALSQVGLVFLMFSIGLGLSLTKFGRLGVTTIVGTALGAFFVLNLTRLLGLAVHWPAAQTLFVAAMLMVSSSAVIAKIVSELNLAHERSSQLALGITVLEDVVAVVMLTVLGSQVPRGTGEGMGSLLGGLSAFVVLLIGGGLLLVPRLMRRLEARADPELQTIVVAGVLFLLALAAVKAGYSIALGAFLFGAIVAEMPQKSGVERAFGGLRDVFSSVFFVSIGMMIDPRLVLSAWPWVLGLAAFALVARPIATGLALIIVGTPPREAHRAGLLLTPLGEFSFIIAQVGVAAALLPAEFYSVAVGASILTVFAMPVMNRHRDAIIRFAERVEPGWLLRAMDAYHRWMQQMQERPAPPLAWKLVRGRLGQMAIEGLFVTGVLIFSSPVLASAEDMFLASWQHENVVTYGFWALVTVLVLVPLVAIWRNLATVAMIAGESVGRGHLPAPLVERTIKAVGAVGLAYWLYAIVPLEELPGWGWAVLAAAAALVVAVFSQRLIYWHSTWQNSLQQVLADATNSREQARITLGENLEAWQLHLGECVVPDAASYAGKALRELAIPARFGASVVEVERNGYVVSSPSPDVALYPGDKLLLLGATEQNRAAQKFLESEQRRHGEAEEFGGSVLETCRVPAGPHAGQTLAASGVAMHTGVRVVGIQRPGQQILNPGGDERLLEGDSVLVLGTLSEIKRFRRWLVEG; this is encoded by the coding sequence ATGCAAGGGGTCGACCTCATCCAGGATTTTGCGACGCTCCTGCTCGCCGCGGGAGTCGCGGGTGTGTTGTGCAAACGCATCGGGCTGTCGGTGATTGTGGGCTACTTGCTCGCGGGCGTCATCATCGGGCCGCACACGCCGCCGTTTTCCATGATCGTGGACGAGGGGCGGATCATGGCGCTGTCGCAGGTGGGCCTCGTGTTTCTGATGTTTTCCATCGGGCTGGGATTGAGCCTCACGAAATTCGGACGACTCGGCGTGACGACGATCGTGGGCACGGCGCTGGGGGCGTTTTTCGTGTTGAACTTGACGCGGTTGCTCGGGCTCGCGGTGCACTGGCCGGCGGCGCAAACGCTGTTCGTGGCGGCGATGTTGATGGTGTCCAGTTCGGCGGTGATCGCGAAGATCGTGAGCGAGCTGAATCTCGCGCACGAGCGGTCGTCGCAGCTCGCGCTCGGGATCACGGTGTTGGAAGACGTGGTGGCGGTGGTGATGTTGACGGTGTTGGGAAGCCAGGTGCCGCGGGGGACGGGCGAAGGGATGGGGTCGCTGCTCGGAGGGCTGAGCGCGTTTGTGGTGTTGTTGATTGGCGGCGGGCTGTTGCTGGTGCCGCGGTTGATGCGTCGGCTGGAGGCGCGGGCGGATCCGGAGTTGCAGACGATCGTGGTGGCGGGCGTGCTGTTCCTGCTCGCGCTGGCGGCGGTGAAGGCGGGTTATTCGATCGCGCTGGGGGCGTTTTTGTTTGGGGCGATCGTGGCGGAGATGCCGCAGAAGAGCGGAGTCGAGCGGGCGTTTGGCGGATTGCGCGACGTGTTTAGCAGCGTGTTTTTCGTGTCGATTGGCATGATGATCGATCCGCGGCTGGTGTTGTCGGCGTGGCCGTGGGTGCTGGGGCTGGCGGCATTCGCGTTGGTGGCGCGGCCGATCGCGACGGGGCTGGCACTGATCATCGTGGGCACGCCGCCGCGGGAGGCGCACCGGGCGGGGTTGCTGCTCACGCCGCTGGGCGAGTTTTCGTTCATCATCGCGCAGGTGGGGGTAGCGGCGGCGTTGCTGCCGGCGGAGTTTTATTCGGTGGCGGTGGGCGCCTCGATTTTGACGGTGTTTGCGATGCCGGTGATGAACCGCCATCGGGATGCCATCATCCGGTTCGCGGAACGCGTGGAGCCGGGGTGGTTGTTGCGGGCGATGGACGCGTATCATCGCTGGATGCAGCAAATGCAGGAGCGGCCGGCGCCGCCGCTGGCGTGGAAGCTGGTGCGCGGGCGGCTCGGGCAGATGGCGATCGAGGGGTTGTTCGTGACGGGCGTGCTGATTTTTTCGAGCCCGGTGCTGGCCTCGGCGGAGGACATGTTTCTCGCCTCGTGGCAGCACGAGAACGTGGTGACGTATGGTTTCTGGGCGTTGGTCACGGTGCTCGTGCTGGTGCCGCTCGTGGCGATCTGGCGCAATCTGGCGACGGTGGCGATGATCGCGGGAGAATCCGTGGGCCGGGGGCATTTGCCGGCACCGCTGGTGGAGCGGACGATCAAGGCGGTGGGGGCGGTGGGGCTGGCGTATTGGTTGTATGCGATTGTGCCGCTGGAAGAACTGCCAGGCTGGGGCTGGGCGGTGCTCGCGGCGGCGGCGGCGCTGGTGGTCGCCGTTTTTTCGCAGCGACTGATCTACTGGCACAGCACGTGGCAGAATTCGTTGCAGCAAGTGCTGGCGGATGCGACGAACTCGCGCGAGCAGGCGCGGATCACGTTGGGCGAAAATCTGGAGGCGTGGCAGTTGCACCTCGGGGAATGCGTGGTGCCGGATGCCGCTTCGTATGCGGGGAAGGCGTTGCGGGAGCTCGCCATTCCGGCCCGCTTCGGCGCTTCGGTCGTGGAGGTGGAGCGCAACGGCTACGTGGTGTCGTCGCCTTCGCCCGATGTCGCGCTGTATCCGGGCGACAAGTTGCTGTTGCTGGGGGCGACGGAACAGAACCGGGCGGCGCAAAAATTTTTGGAGAGCGAACAACGCCGCCATGGTGAGGCGGAGGAGTTTGGCGGCAGCGTGCTGGAGACGTGTCGCGTGCCCGCCGGGCCGCACGCGGGCCAGACGCTCGCGGCATCTGGTGTGGCGATGCACACGGGGGTGCGGGTGGTGGGCATTCAGCGGCCGGGGCAGCAGATTTTGAATCCTGGCGGCGACGAGCGTTTACTCGAAGGAGACAGTGTGCTGGTGCTCGGCACGCTGTCGGAGATCAAGCGCTTCCGGCGGTGGCTCGTGGAAGGGTGA
- a CDS encoding phytanoyl-CoA dioxygenase family protein — protein sequence MSIPLPLTPAQVKSFHDEGFLIAPNVFAPADLEPLRREMAVAIDRKACELQADGKLTKLHAELDFDHRLAAIYRDSKENGEAIMRHLEGLRGGGFHAPEMFDVIAHPRLLAAVSALLDTEEIIASSVYRIRPKLPNLGRGIVPWHQDSGYLAASCDQHLIITCWVPLVDATVENGCMQILPRTHKGRVAEHRTGGNAGFLVIEDQDLPADPRRAVTAACPRGGVVFMTNRTPHCSTPNYSDHIRWSVDLRYQSAEVPNNAGLWPELEELGDLATPGFDEKVTVACYPPEADFVVQSRQHPETVTRYEEYVRRREVYDKTPVPFSAYGRWPKEATVAK from the coding sequence ATGAGCATTCCCCTTCCCCTCACGCCGGCCCAGGTCAAATCCTTCCACGACGAAGGCTTCTTGATCGCGCCCAATGTCTTCGCGCCGGCGGACCTTGAGCCGTTGCGGCGGGAAATGGCGGTCGCCATCGACCGCAAAGCCTGCGAGCTGCAGGCGGACGGGAAATTGACGAAGTTGCATGCGGAGCTGGATTTCGACCACCGGCTCGCGGCGATCTATCGCGATTCAAAGGAGAACGGCGAGGCGATCATGCGGCATCTGGAGGGGTTGCGCGGCGGCGGATTTCACGCGCCGGAGATGTTCGACGTGATCGCGCATCCGCGGTTGCTGGCGGCGGTGAGCGCGTTGCTGGACACGGAAGAAATCATCGCGTCGTCGGTGTATCGCATCCGGCCGAAGTTGCCGAATCTGGGGCGGGGGATTGTGCCGTGGCATCAGGACAGCGGTTACCTGGCGGCGTCGTGCGACCAGCATTTGATCATCACTTGCTGGGTGCCGCTGGTGGATGCGACCGTGGAAAATGGCTGCATGCAGATTCTGCCGCGCACGCACAAGGGCCGGGTCGCAGAACACCGGACGGGCGGCAACGCGGGCTTTTTGGTGATCGAGGACCAAGATCTCCCCGCCGATCCGCGTCGGGCGGTGACGGCGGCGTGTCCGCGGGGCGGAGTGGTGTTCATGACGAATCGCACGCCGCATTGTTCGACGCCGAATTACTCGGACCACATTCGCTGGAGCGTCGATCTGCGTTATCAGTCGGCGGAGGTGCCGAACAACGCGGGGCTGTGGCCGGAATTGGAGGAGCTCGGCGATCTGGCCACGCCGGGTTTTGATGAGAAGGTCACGGTGGCGTGTTATCCACCGGAAGCGGATTTCGTCGTGCAGAGCCGCCAGCATCCGGAAACGGTGACGCGTTACGAAGAATACGTTCGCCGTCGGGAGGTTTACGATAAGACGCCGGTGCCGTTTTCGGCCTACGGCCGCTGGCCGAAAGAAGCGACGGTCGCGAAGTGA